In Rahnella variigena, one DNA window encodes the following:
- a CDS encoding NAD-dependent malic enzyme — MELEYESKRPLYIPHAGPILLEFPLLNKGSAFTEEERSNFNLHGLLPEAVETIEEQADRAYRQFQNFKTDIDKHIYLRNIQDTNETLFYRLLDSHLSEMMPVIYTPTVGEACEHFSDIYRRARGLFISYPNRAHIDDMLQNATKQHVKVVVVTDGERILGLGDQGIGGMGIPIGKLSLYTACGGISPAYTLPVVLDAGTNNPQLLNDPLYMGWRHPRITGEEYEAFVDQFIQAVKIRWPNVLLQFEDFAQKNAMPLLERYRDELCCFNDDIQGTASVALGSLIAASKAAGGKLSDQTVAFLGAGSAGCGIAEQIVAQMKSEGLSEEEARAKVFMVDRFGLLTDKLPNLLDFQSKLVQKSSALASWGMANDSISLLDVVRNARPTVLIGVSGQPGLFTEEIIREMHKHCARPVVMPLSNPTSRVEATPADILNWTDGAALVATGSPFAPVSHKGTLYPIAQCNNSFIFPGIGLGVIASGATRVTDGMLMAASRTLAECSPLATEGKGSLLPDVDDIQGVSKCIALEVGKAAQLQGVAMVTSEDSLSKAIEHNFWAPQYRSYKRTSF, encoded by the coding sequence ATGGAACTTGAATACGAAAGTAAACGTCCCCTGTACATCCCTCACGCTGGCCCGATCCTGTTAGAATTCCCGTTACTGAATAAAGGCAGTGCGTTCACCGAAGAAGAACGCAGCAATTTCAACCTCCACGGGTTGCTCCCGGAAGCGGTTGAAACTATCGAGGAACAAGCCGACCGTGCTTACCGCCAGTTTCAGAATTTCAAAACCGACATCGATAAGCATATCTATCTGAGAAACATTCAGGACACCAACGAAACGCTGTTCTACCGCCTTCTCGACAGCCATCTCAGCGAAATGATGCCGGTGATTTATACCCCGACCGTCGGCGAAGCCTGCGAACACTTTTCTGATATTTACCGCCGCGCACGTGGCCTGTTTATCTCATATCCGAACCGCGCCCACATTGATGACATGCTGCAAAACGCCACCAAACAACATGTAAAAGTCGTGGTGGTAACTGACGGTGAACGCATTCTCGGCCTGGGCGACCAGGGCATCGGCGGGATGGGCATTCCGATTGGTAAACTGTCTCTTTACACCGCGTGTGGCGGCATCAGCCCGGCGTATACCCTGCCGGTCGTGCTCGATGCGGGGACAAACAATCCGCAACTGCTCAATGACCCGCTGTATATGGGCTGGCGTCATCCGCGCATCACCGGTGAAGAGTATGAAGCCTTCGTCGATCAGTTCATTCAGGCAGTAAAAATCCGCTGGCCGAACGTGCTGTTGCAGTTTGAAGATTTCGCGCAGAAGAACGCCATGCCGCTCCTCGAACGTTATCGCGATGAGCTGTGCTGCTTTAACGATGATATTCAGGGCACAGCTTCCGTGGCGCTGGGCAGCCTGATTGCCGCCAGCAAAGCCGCCGGTGGCAAACTGAGTGATCAGACTGTCGCTTTCCTGGGTGCGGGTTCCGCCGGTTGTGGTATCGCCGAGCAAATCGTTGCGCAGATGAAATCAGAAGGTCTGAGCGAAGAAGAAGCCCGTGCGAAAGTCTTCATGGTGGATCGTTTTGGTTTGCTGACCGACAAACTGCCAAACCTGCTGGATTTCCAGAGCAAACTGGTGCAGAAAAGCAGCGCACTGGCAAGCTGGGGTATGGCGAATGACAGCATTTCGTTGCTGGATGTGGTGCGTAACGCCAGGCCGACTGTGCTTATCGGCGTATCCGGCCAGCCGGGTCTGTTCACCGAAGAAATCATCCGCGAAATGCATAAACACTGTGCGCGTCCGGTGGTAATGCCGCTGAGCAACCCGACATCACGCGTAGAAGCCACGCCTGCCGATATCCTGAACTGGACCGACGGCGCGGCGCTGGTGGCCACCGGCAGCCCGTTTGCACCGGTAAGCCATAAAGGCACGCTTTACCCTATTGCCCAGTGCAATAACTCCTTTATCTTCCCGGGCATCGGTCTGGGGGTCATTGCTTCAGGCGCCACCCGCGTCACTGACGGTATGCTGATGGCTGCAAGCCGTACACTGGCAGAGTGTTCTCCGCTGGCGACCGAAGGTAAAGGCTCCCTGCTGCCGGACGTCGACGATATTCAGGGCGTGTCTAAATGCATCGCGCTTGAAGTCGGCAAAGCCGCACAGTTGCAGGGCGTGGCGATGGTGACGTCGGAAGATTCGCTGTCGAAAGCGATCGAGCACAACTTCTGGGCACCGCAATACCGCAGCTATAAACGCACCTCTTTCTGA
- the sanA gene encoding outer membrane permeability protein SanA, with protein sequence MIKRLIAGVFGIIILMLAVAIGLDQWISLRTQPYIYDEVQTLPHRQVGVVLGTSKYYRTGVINQYYLYRIQGAINAYNSGKVKYLLLSGDNAQQSYNEPSTMRRDLIAAGIPASDIVLDYAGFRTLDSIVRTRKVFDTNDFIIITQRFHCERALFIALHMGIQAQCFAVPSPKNMLSVRSREIFARLGALTDLYLLKREPRFLGPLIPIPAIHNIPDDAQGYPAVTPEQLLALQQQLEDEKKAAIAKAMAEKAAADKAAADKAAEEQAAKLKAEQEANEAAQAETEDAAPPPETAKPAGRNPFQQ encoded by the coding sequence ATGATTAAGCGACTTATAGCTGGCGTTTTCGGCATCATTATTCTGATGCTGGCTGTCGCTATTGGGCTTGATCAGTGGATCAGCTTACGCACTCAGCCTTATATTTACGACGAAGTACAGACCCTGCCACATCGTCAGGTCGGCGTGGTACTCGGAACATCAAAATATTACCGCACCGGCGTGATCAACCAGTATTACCTGTACCGCATTCAGGGCGCGATTAATGCTTACAACAGCGGTAAGGTAAAATACTTGCTGCTCAGTGGTGACAATGCGCAGCAAAGTTACAATGAGCCGAGCACCATGCGACGTGATCTGATCGCCGCTGGGATCCCCGCCAGCGACATAGTGCTCGATTACGCCGGATTCAGGACGCTCGATTCCATCGTGCGCACGCGTAAAGTCTTCGACACCAACGATTTCATCATTATTACCCAACGTTTCCACTGTGAACGTGCGCTGTTTATCGCGTTGCATATGGGGATTCAGGCACAATGTTTTGCCGTCCCTTCGCCGAAAAACATGCTCAGCGTCCGCAGCCGTGAAATCTTCGCCCGTCTGGGCGCGCTGACCGATTTGTATCTGCTTAAACGCGAGCCGCGCTTCCTTGGCCCGTTGATCCCAATCCCTGCAATACACAATATTCCTGATGATGCCCAGGGCTATCCGGCCGTGACGCCTGAGCAGTTACTGGCTCTGCAACAACAGCTGGAAGACGAGAAAAAAGCCGCTATCGCCAAAGCCATGGCTGAAAAAGCGGCAGCCGATAAAGCGGCTGCGGATAAAGCCGCCGAAGAACAAGCGGCAAAATTGAAAGCCGAGCAGGAAGCCAATGAAGCCGCTCAGGCTGAAACCGAGGATGCCGCTCCGCCACCCGAAACGGCGAAACCGGCAGGCAGAAATCCATTCCAGCAGTGA